The genomic interval AGTTCCCTGATGTTAAGAGCTGTCGAAGAGCATTGAGAGATACAGCTATTGCACTTCACTTTGAAATGCAGACCATAAAATCTGACAAAACCCGTTTTACCGCCAAATGTGCTAGTGAAGGATGCCCCTGGCGCATTCATGCTGCAAAGCTTCCTGGGGTTCCAACTTTCACGATCAGGACAATCCATGAGGCTCATACATGTGGAGGAATTTCTCATCTTGGCCATCAGCAAGCCTCAGTTCAGTGGGTTGCAACCTCTGTGGAGCAACGGCTTAAAGAGAACCCTAATTACAAGCCAAAGGAGATACTGGAAGAAATTCACCGGGTTCATGGTATCACCTTATCTTACAAGCAGGCTTGGCGAGGCAAGGAGCGAATCATGGCTGCTATGCGTGGATCCTTCGAAGAAGGGTATCGTTTGCTTCCGCAATACTGTGAACAGGTTAAACGGACAAACCCGGGCAGTATTGCATCTGTTTATGGAAACCCAACTGATAGCTGCTTTCAGCGTCTCTTCATATCATTTCAGGCATCAATTTACGGTTTTCTCAATGCTTGTCGACCACTTCTTGGGCTTGATAGGACCTATTTGAAAAGCAAATATCTTGGGACTTTGCTTCTAGCTACTGGTTTTGATGGTGATGGCTCTCTGTTTCCTCTTGCGTTTGGTGTTGTTGATGAGGAGAACGATGAAAATTGGATGTGGTTTCTATCCGAACTTCACAACCTGCTTGAAATTAATACTGAAAATATGCCAAGGCTTACCATTTTGTCAGACAGGCAGAAGGGGATTGTTGATGGAGTAGAAGCAAATTTTCCGACTGCATTTCACGGATTTTGTATGCGTCACTTGAGTGAGAGCTTTCGCAAGGAGTTTAATAACACAATGCTTGTCAACCTTTTATGGGAGGCTGCTCATGCTCTCACGGTGATTGAATTTGAAGCAAAAGTTTTAGAGATAGAAGAGATTTCACAAGATGCCGCATATTGGATCCGAAGAATCCCCCCTCGATTATGGGCCACAGCCTACTTTGAGGGAACACGCTTTGGGCATTTAACAGCCAACATAGTTGAGTCATTAAATACTTGGATTTTGGAAGCGTCTGGGCTTCCAATAATTCAGATGATGGAGTGTATTAGAAGGCAGCTAATGACTTGGTTCAATGAGCGCCGAGAAACCAGTATGCAATGGACATCAATACTTGTTCCTTCTGCTGAGAGGCATGTCGCAGAGGCTCTTGAGCGTGCTCGCACATATCAGGTTCTTCGTGCTAATGAAGCTGAATTTGAAGTCATATCTCATGAAGGAACAAACATTGTTGACATTCGGAATCGGTGCTGCCTTTGTCGGGGCTGGCAGTTATATGGTTTGCCCTGTGCACACGCTGTGGCGGCACTTCTCTCTTGCAGGCAGAACGTCCATCGATTTACTGAGAGCTGTTTTACGGTTGCTACCTATCGCAAGACATACTCGCAAACCATACATCCCATTCCAGATAAATCTCTATGGATAGAGTTAAATGAGGGGGATCAAAATGCTAGCAAGAGTATTGAAGTTCTTATTAACCCACCCAAATCACTTCGGCCACCTGGACGACCAAGAAAGAAGAGAGTTCGAGCAGAAGACCGCGGCCGTGTGAAGCGAATTGTGCATTGTAGCCGTTGCAATCAGACAGGTCATTTTAGAACAACATGTGCAGCACCCATATAAGTCATTGCTGTTGACAATTAGGTCAGTGTTATAAAAATAAGCTTGTCCACTGTGCAAAAGATTTCTTTGGTTAGTTCCGATTATTTAAGTAGTTACTATTAGTTAGATTGGGCAGTAAATGTtgtatctctttctttttgacaGTCCTTTGCGAATGTTCAACGCGATAATTCAATGACATTTCATGGATGTAgcttgaatttttcttgagatCATTTCTTTggtgttgtgcaatttttgggTAGCTGGCCTCATTTTGTAACACATCTCTGATAATGCGTGATAAAAAATAGCACCGAGAATAGCTTATTTCGAGGGGAACACCTCTGAATAACAGAGAACAGATAAAAGAAGATGAGGATAGACAAGGAAATAAGATTTGACTACTTTTTGCATGAAGCTTGTAGAGCCCCTGGCTCCTTAGAGCACTCTTAATGGATCTTTTTTCatcatatcttttaaaatatatcactaaagtctactttttctattttacatgctaagttttacaatatactatacatcagtttatctattttttcttcatatcatttaaataatataattttttattttttattcatttcaaatatttttttctaattaccAATGATATTCTCATGTCttatgatatttgcaatatctccctatatacaatgtcatataattatgttttattttaaattaattcaaatttataagctaaaccaaaatataaattcattaaaaaaaaagagattatataatgaaaatattcttagagtatattataagaatattcaTTCTCGATAATTGTAAAagaatattcttaaaaaaattgagtcactattttttttaacaaaaattgagTCAAAATCCGATAAAtaacttttctttaatttatgttaAGCCTCTTGTACAAATTTATAAACATTGA from Juglans microcarpa x Juglans regia isolate MS1-56 chromosome 4S, Jm3101_v1.0, whole genome shotgun sequence carries:
- the LOC121262616 gene encoding uncharacterized protein LOC121262616; protein product: MANHDLILGHSHNLGLEQNQQLVLDHNHNLGHGQNHDLELGQAHEHHLGLGQTHDHELGLGHVHDHELGLAHDHDQEEDGGHSYVHENDLGMDRKPDHDDHELALTGQNHELALSENNELGVSEDQDLDENLDLAIDASQEMGIEHVQDLTIDQSQLVVYSSPVIQARSIVASPNYELSVGQEFPDVKSCRRALRDTAIALHFEMQTIKSDKTRFTAKCASEGCPWRIHAAKLPGVPTFTIRTIHEAHTCGGISHLGHQQASVQWVATSVEQRLKENPNYKPKEILEEIHRVHGITLSYKQAWRGKERIMAAMRGSFEEGYRLLPQYCEQVKRTNPGSIASVYGNPTDSCFQRLFISFQASIYGFLNACRPLLGLDRTYLKSKYLGTLLLATGFDGDGSLFPLAFGVVDEENDENWMWFLSELHNLLEINTENMPRLTILSDRQKGIVDGVEANFPTAFHGFCMRHLSESFRKEFNNTMLVNLLWEAAHALTVIEFEAKVLEIEEISQDAAYWIRRIPPRLWATAYFEGTRFGHLTANIVESLNTWILEASGLPIIQMMECIRRQLMTWFNERRETSMQWTSILVPSAERHVAEALERARTYQVLRANEAEFEVISHEGTNIVDIRNRCCLCRGWQLYGLPCAHAVAALLSCRQNVHRFTESCFTVATYRKTYSQTIHPIPDKSLWIELNEGDQNASKSIEVLINPPKSLRPPGRPRKKRVRAEDRGRVKRIVHCSRCNQTGHFRTTCAAPI